Proteins from one Sabethes cyaneus chromosome 2, idSabCyanKW18_F2, whole genome shotgun sequence genomic window:
- the LOC128734747 gene encoding protein KRI1 homolog — MGKVKLFHESDQEDSEPLDFKTNKSYAKHYNEFRKKEILGQLKNLESDEESSSDDETTDEEVVDADFDKEFFRTLAYLKRRDLTKYEEKPSFFENIKPVEEVALQKRKKKEKPLTLKDYERKVIVEKGGIFEDEEDQYAQNKRAESPSLVQQQEHIKNQIKQALNQIDTDDDDELEEDKGLLKKRDKTKEDAEKEQADYLEWLTDRKTKEPPSDDIKILKPLKDFWSSKSLSKEEAFLKDYILNKRFVDGSGNIPSYEDIVATSEDEEELEKQEEYERQYNFRFEEQDSEFIKRYPRNVEDSVRIERNKRKEQRQALKERKEKEREHKKRELEELKAIKLQEIKDKIEKLKQIAATDGMDINEEQLESDFDPEEHDRRMRRMFNDDYYEIDEGDQKPEFPDLDEELGIENYDREKSESEGLQNHEPFCEDDDFVMDADYDEKLHKKKMGLQEEMLQATASKKKKGKRISKFVEVLKKEKPIFDPEDEKTYGEYIDEYYKLDYEDIIGDTPCRFRYVETVPNTFGLTIEEILMANTRELNRWASVKKTVQIRPKYAELNECEVYKRKAQNEELKKKILPSLYKSQEESNPEEDDEILQTKASKKINVSKQEGDQVDKTIGDQHLEKSDEKKKFKKKRKEKHSPTHPSNEHGEVDAIQYGKKSQKRNTKNAEQQTVEADSSDKSNHHVQEQSKKSKKRKLTNLEPVASGSKKHRKMLPLLDSVPNVSESRLRAFGINPKKFHNKLKYGGKGKERLQDQTLQGDSKAAPKCKFSMKNEKFKDVNKKKH, encoded by the exons atgGGAAAAGTTAAACTGTTTCACGAATCTGACCAAGAGGATAGTGAACCATTGGATTTTAAAACGAATAAAAGTTATGCCAAGCATTATAATGAATTTCGGAAGAAAGAAATTTTGGGCCAAC TGAAAAATTTAGAATCAGACGAAGAATCTTCTAGTGACGATGAAACGACCGACGAGGAAGTTGTAGATGCTGATTTTGATAAGGAGTTCTTCCGGACATTGGCCTATTTAAAAAGGCGCGATCTTACTAAATATGAAGAAAAACCttcttttttcgaaaatattaaaCCAGTCGAGGAAGTTGCGTTGCAGAAacgtaaaaagaaagaaaaacctttgaCTCTAAAAGATTATGAACGTAAAGTCATCGTGGAGAAAGGTGGTATTTTCGAAGACGAAGAAGATCAATATGCTCAAAATAAAAGGGCTGAATCTCCTTCGCTGGTGCAACAGCAAGAGCatattaaaaatcaaatcaagcaAGCACTAAATCAGATTGATACGGACGATGATGATGAGCTGGAGGAGGACAAAGGTTTATTGAAGAAACGTGATAAAACTAAAGAAGATGCTGAAAAAGAACAGGCAGACTACTTGGAATGGCTGACCGATAGAAAAACAAAGGAACCACCTTCAGATGATATCAAAATTCTCAAACCTCTGAAAGATTTCTGGAGCAGTAAGTCGCTCTCGAAAGAGGAGGCATTTTTAAAGGACTACATTCTAAATAAAAGATTTGTTGATGGTTCTGGAAATATTCCATCTTACGAAGATATAGTTGCAACATCAGAGGACGAGGAAGAGTTGGAAAAGCAGGAAGAATATGAAAGGCAGTATAATTTTCGGTTTGAGGAACAAGATTCCGAATTTATTAAGCGGTATCCTCGAAATGTTGAGGATTCTGTACGCATAGAACGAAACAAAAGAAAAGAGCAGCGACAAGCTCTAaaagaaagaaaggaaaaagaaagagAACATAAAAAACGCGAACTAGAAGAGTTAAAAGCTATTAAATTGCAGGAAATTAAGGATAAAATCGAGAAATTGAAGCAAATTGCTGCTACTGATGGTATGGATATCAATGAAGAACAGCTGGAATCGGATTTTGATCCTGAAGAACATGACCGACGTATGCGTCGTATGTTCAATGATGACTATTATGAAATTGATGAAGGCGATCAGAAGCCAGAGTTTCCCGATTTGGATGAAGAACTTGGTATTGAAAATTATGATCGAGAAAAGAGTGAATCAGAAGGGCTGCAAAATCATGAACCTTTTTGTGAAGATGATGATTTCGTGATGGATGCCGATTATGATGAAAAATTGCACAAGAAAAAAATGGGTCTCCAGGAAGAAATGCTTCAGGCAACCGCGAGCAAGAAGAAGAAGGGTAAAAGGATTTCGAAATTTGTTGAGGTACTGAAGAAGGAAAAGCCGATCTTTGACCCGGAAGATGAGAAAACTTATGGAGAGTATATAGATGAGTACTATAAGCTGGATTACGAGGATATCATTGGAGATACACCGTGCCGATTTCGATACGTAGAAACAGTACCAAATACTTTTGGATTAACTATTGAAGAg ATCCTAATGGCCAATACGCGTGAGCTAAACCGTTGGGCAAGTGTTAAGAAAACCGTTCAAATTAGACCGAAATATGCAGAATTGAACGAGTGCGAAGTTTACAAAAGAAAAGCCCAAAATGAAgagttgaagaaaaaaattttgcctagTCTTTACAAGTCACAAGAAGAAAG caatcctgaaGAAGATGATGAAATCTTACAAACAAAGGcaagtaaaaaaatcaatgttAGTAAACAAGAAGGTGACCAAGTTGATAAGACTATCGGTGATCAACATTTGGAGAAAAGCgacgaaaaaaagaaattcaagaaaaaacgaaaagaaaagcaTTCGCCCACACATCCTTCTAATGAGCATGGTGAAGTAGACGCTATTCAATATGGCAAAAAATCCCAAAAAAGGAACACTAAGAATGCGGAACAACAAACCGTTGAAGCTGATAGCAGCGACAAAAGCAATCATCATGTTCAggaacaaagcaaaaaatccaaaaaacgAAAATTGACAAATCTTGAACCTGTTGCATCTGGTTCCAAAAAGCATAGAAAAATGCTGCCATTATTGGACTCGGTTCCCAACGTAAGTGAGAGTCGGTTGCGAGCGTTTGGCATTAACCCGAAAAAGTTCCACAACAAGCTCAAATATGGCGGGAAAGGGAAGGAACGTCTCCAGGACCAAACTTTGCAAGGTGACAGTAAAGCTGCGCCGAAATGCAAATTTAGCATGAAGAATGAAAAGTTTAAAGATGTTAATAAGAAAAAACACTAA
- the LOC128734570 gene encoding NADH dehydrogenase [ubiquinone] 1 beta subcomplex subunit 5, mitochondrial, whose amino-acid sequence MAIWSSLARSSQFSGIISTVLRGQTSKNIGKNALVQVRAMSGGHRTFNITPSRFQWHKFKDMFHYYIMVGLIPVLAVVFYTNVFIGPAQLTEIPEGYVPKHWEYHQHPITRFIARYILDNPQQDYEKMLHFLYEESERMQIRALEQQIRDKMAERNDYQSYYYRPALGKYHRVAKEAADHLESLRGD is encoded by the exons ATGGCGATTTGGAGTTCTCTTGCACGCTCTTCGCAGTTTTCAGGGATAATTAGTACTGTTTTGCGAGGCCAGACTTCTAAAAACATTGGTAAAAATG CATTGGTGCAGGTTCGAGCGATGTCTGGAGGCCATCGGACATTTAATATAACTCCTAGTCGTTTCCAATGGCATAAATTCAAAGATATGTTTCATTATTACATTATGGTTGGTCTAATTCCCGTCCTCGCAGTGGTCTTCTACACCAACGTTTTTATTGGCCCAGCACAACTCACGGAAATACCTGAGGGTTATGTACCAAAACACTGGGAGTACCATCAGCATCCAATTACACGTTTTATTGCACGCTACATATTGGATAACCCGCAGCAAGATTACGAAAAAATGTTGCACTTCTTGTATGAAGAAAGCGAACGAATGCAAATTCGTGCTTTGGAACAACAAATACGAGACAAAATGGCTGAACGAAACGATTACCAGTCTTATTACTACCGCCCGGCTTTGGGCAAATATCATCGTGTGGCGAAGGAGGCGGCAGATCATCTAGAATCGCTCCGTGGTGATTAA
- the LOC128734571 gene encoding autophagy protein 12-like — protein sequence MSETTAIDKELTSNVENISLGPEQKLEKQEVKKIDIILHATGSAPILKQKKWAVDQEKPISAIIKFIHKYLKLEPGEKLFLYINQTFAPSPDQIIKNLYECYGANGKLVLHYAKSQAWG from the exons ATGTCCGAGACAACAGCAATCGATAAAGAACTTACGTCAAATGTGGAAAACATATCCCTGGGACCAGAGCAAAAACTCGAAAAACAGGAAgtgaaaaaaa TTGACATCATTCTACATGCCACTGGAAGCGCACCGATTCTCAAACAGAAAAAATGGGCTGTTGATCAAGAAAAACCAATCAGTGCGATCATCAAGTTTATTCATAAATACTTGAAACTGGAACCAGGCGAAAAATTG TTCCTGTACATCAATCAAACCTTCGCACCATCTCCGGATCAGataatcaaaaatttatatGAATGCTATGGAGCTAACGGAAAGTTAGTTTTGCACTATGCGAAAAGTCAAGCCTGGGGTTAA